In Dysidea avara chromosome 3, odDysAvar1.4, whole genome shotgun sequence, a single window of DNA contains:
- the LOC136251348 gene encoding uncharacterized protein isoform X1: protein MNFSACWIVSSDIETDIFGVATDVPGQFACVFNLRLTSVPAYSFTGLGIECHEFQVSLLRCIRHSVDGFEQVSSVDCSGIKGVNFQCLLDCVIRYRNKCFWCCDRCSRSQYRHADIQEIITIVGTIFSQVLM, encoded by the exons atgaatttcag tgcctgctggattgtttcgtcagatatcgaaacagatatctttggtgttgcgaccgatgttccaggtcagtttgcgtgtgtgtttaatttaaggttgacttcagtgcctgcttattcttttacaggtctcggtattgagtgtcatgaatttcag gtcagtctactcagatgtatcaggcatagtgttgatgggttcgaacaagtatccagtgtagactgtagtggcatcaagggtgttaatttccag tgcctgctggattgtgtcatcagatatcgaaacaagtgtttttggtgttgcgaccgatgttccag gtctcagtatcgtcatgctgacatacaagaaatcatcactattgttggaactatttttagtcaagtcttgatgtga
- the LOC136251348 gene encoding uncharacterized protein isoform X2 — protein MNFSACWIVSSDIETDIFGVATDVPGLGIECHEFQVSLLRCIRHSVDGFEQVSSVDCSGIKGVNFQCLLDCVIRYRNKCFWCCDRCSRSQYRHADIQEIITIVGTIFSQVLM, from the exons atgaatttcag tgcctgctggattgtttcgtcagatatcgaaacagatatctttggtgttgcgaccgatgttccag gtctcggtattgagtgtcatgaatttcag gtcagtctactcagatgtatcaggcatagtgttgatgggttcgaacaagtatccagtgtagactgtagtggcatcaagggtgttaatttccag tgcctgctggattgtgtcatcagatatcgaaacaagtgtttttggtgttgcgaccgatgttccag gtctcagtatcgtcatgctgacatacaagaaatcatcactattgttggaactatttttagtcaagtcttgatgtga
- the LOC136251348 gene encoding uncharacterized protein isoform X3, with the protein MFQVSVLSVMNFSYLLSLYTSDVNLQVSLLRCIRHSVDGFEQVSSVDCSGIKGVNFQCLLDCVIRYRNKCFWCCDRCSRSQYRHADIQEIITIVGTIFSQVLM; encoded by the exons atgttccag gtctcggtattgagtgtcatgaatttcag ttatctattatcactgtatactagtgatgtgaatttgcaggtcagtctactcagatgtatcaggcatagtgttgatgggttcgaacaagtatccagtgtagactgtagtggcatcaagggtgttaatttccag tgcctgctggattgtgtcatcagatatcgaaacaagtgtttttggtgttgcgaccgatgttccag gtctcagtatcgtcatgctgacatacaagaaatcatcactattgttggaactatttttagtcaagtcttgatgtga